The Armatimonadota bacterium DNA window AATGTCGCGAGGTCAACTTTGTCGATGAAGAGCACTCCGTTGAGGTGGTCCACTTCGTGCTGCACAACCCTTGCCGGTAGACCTTGTAGGTCCAGTGCGAATGCGCGACCCTTCGTGTCGTATGCTTCGACAGTGAGCTTCAACGCGCGTTGAACGTCGCCGTAAAGTCCTGGAATGCTGAGACAACCTTCCTCGCCAATCTGCTCGCCAGAGGTATCGACAATCACGGGATTGATCAGAGCTGTCGGTTTCATCGAACCAGGCGCGATGACGATGATTCGTTGTGTGGAACCCATTTGGGGTGCGGCCAGGCCAATCCCGTTCGATCGCGTCATGGCGACGACCATTTGGTCGATGAACTTCAGCGTCGGCTTGCTTATTTTCTTAACGGGCTCACAAACTTGGCGCAAGACTGGATTTGGAATTTTCACAATCGGCCGCTCAGCGTTCTGAACATACAGATATTTGAACTCTTCTGGGACGACGATTTCCATGCTAGCCTTCGATTATGAAGGAATCCAGGCCACGTAGTGAATACGGTCGCTGTTCTTTCGCGGCTTTTTGAGCGTGTAGCTGTGATACGCCTGGTGTCGGACAAACCCCGCATCCTTGAGTGCTTGGATTACTTCTTCTGGCGAGTGCGCCCGCTGCAAATGTGTTTCGTGGAACTGTTCACCTTCGTACCAAAAGTCC harbors:
- the def gene encoding peptide deformylase; the encoded protein is MEIVVPEEFKYLYVQNAERPIVKIPNPVLRQVCEPVKKISKPTLKFIDQMVVAMTRSNGIGLAAPQMGSTQRIIVIAPGSMKPTALINPVIVDTSGEQIGEEGCLSIPGLYGDVQRALKLTVEAYDTKGRAFALDLQGLPARVVQHEVDHLNGVLFIDKVDLATLHWSNPELHDDDI